A region of Thermococcus piezophilus DNA encodes the following proteins:
- a CDS encoding FecCD family ABC transporter permease has protein sequence MRKAFHLSFLLSPVLALIVSLCIGTYPIPPSAVVSMVLLKGAQLISEVLKILTLGKISFPVIIPYPSVYQTILFEIRLPRVLMAMLVGSALAISGAVLQAIFRNPLVNSYILGISSGAAFGAALAIGFSLSLGVTPLAFAFALLAVFMTTSLAKIGGRITPVSLVLAGIIVNAFFSALTSLLKFLMEHDKLASIVYWLMGSFANSDWGSVRVAFPVILAGCFMIYSMRWQLNVLSFGEEAKIVGVETEKLKFAFIVIISLITAVSVAFCGIIGWVGLMIPHIVRMAFGPDHKTLIPLTITVGASFMVLADTLARSIATYEIPIGILTTLLGIPFFAYLLRKTGGGWNA, from the coding sequence ATGAGGAAGGCCTTCCACCTTTCCTTTTTGCTCTCTCCAGTTCTTGCCCTCATCGTAAGCCTGTGTATAGGGACCTATCCAATTCCTCCCTCCGCCGTAGTGAGTATGGTGCTCCTTAAAGGGGCTCAGCTCATCTCCGAGGTTTTGAAAATTCTAACCCTCGGGAAGATATCCTTCCCCGTCATAATTCCCTACCCGAGCGTTTACCAGACCATACTCTTTGAGATACGCCTCCCCCGCGTCTTGATGGCCATGCTCGTCGGCTCGGCCCTTGCCATTTCGGGCGCCGTCTTGCAGGCCATATTCAGGAACCCCCTCGTGAATAGCTATATATTGGGCATCTCTTCCGGGGCGGCATTCGGGGCTGCTTTGGCCATAGGATTCTCTCTGAGCCTGGGCGTTACACCTCTGGCGTTTGCCTTTGCCCTACTCGCTGTGTTTATGACGACCTCTCTGGCCAAAATTGGTGGGAGGATAACCCCAGTCTCGCTCGTACTCGCTGGAATCATAGTCAACGCCTTCTTTTCAGCTTTAACGTCCCTTCTCAAGTTCCTTATGGAGCACGATAAGCTGGCGAGCATCGTCTACTGGCTCATGGGGAGCTTCGCCAACTCTGACTGGGGCTCGGTCAGAGTGGCCTTCCCGGTGATCCTCGCTGGCTGTTTCATGATATACTCAATGCGCTGGCAGCTGAATGTGCTCTCCTTCGGTGAGGAGGCTAAAATCGTGGGTGTCGAGACCGAGAAGCTGAAGTTTGCTTTTATTGTGATAATCTCCCTCATAACTGCCGTCTCAGTTGCTTTCTGTGGGATAATCGGGTGGGTTGGCCTGATGATTCCGCACATCGTTAGAATGGCGTTTGGACCTGATCATAAAACCCTGATACCTCTGACGATAACTGTGGGGGCTTCATTCATGGTTCTGGCCGATACGCTGGCGAGGTCAATAGCCACCTATGAAATTCCGATTGGTATTTTGACAACTCTCCTTGGGATTCCATTCTTCGCTTACCTGCTGAGAAAGACGGGCGGTGGTTGGAATGCTTGA
- a CDS encoding type IV toxin-antitoxin system AbiEi family antitoxin domain-containing protein: protein MTLKDGIYTSTLAKTFFDCFYKPRYCGGYSEITKAFYEAGKLDWDEFLGYFERFASDSLCQRTGYVLELLRDDLGVDVPERVLNYIMGRVRSWTKLVPTFPSLGRSIKGWKVIDNLGKEKILGWVYGWDRKPEAQN, encoded by the coding sequence ATGACGCTTAAGGATGGAATCTATACATCCACCCTCGCGAAGACGTTCTTCGACTGCTTTTACAAGCCGAGATACTGCGGGGGCTACTCCGAGATAACCAAGGCCTTTTATGAAGCCGGAAAACTTGACTGGGACGAATTCTTGGGCTACTTCGAACGCTTTGCCAGCGACTCCCTCTGTCAGAGAACTGGTTACGTCTTGGAGCTCCTCAGGGACGATCTCGGAGTTGATGTTCCGGAGAGGGTTCTTAACTATATAATGGGCAGGGTTAGAAGCTGGACGAAGCTCGTTCCAACTTTTCCCTCCCTCGGGAGGAGCATTAAGGGGTGGAAAGTGATAGACAACCTTGGAAAGGAGAAGATACTGGGGTGGGTCTATGGATGGGATAGAAAGCCTGAAGCTCAGAATTGA
- a CDS encoding elongation factor 1-beta, translated as MADYNLVGVIKVMPTDPDVNLDELEEKLKAVIPDKFGLAKVEREPIAFGLVALKFYVLGKDEEGYSYDEVADLFRRVENVESAEVETVSRI; from the coding sequence ATGGCTGACTACAACCTTGTTGGCGTTATAAAGGTCATGCCGACCGACCCGGATGTCAACCTCGACGAGCTCGAGGAGAAGCTCAAGGCCGTCATCCCGGATAAGTTCGGCCTCGCCAAGGTCGAGCGCGAGCCGATTGCCTTCGGTCTCGTTGCCCTCAAGTTCTACGTCCTCGGTAAGGACGAGGAGGGTTACTCCTACGACGAGGTTGCCGACCTCTTCAGGCGGGTCGAGAACGTCGAGAGCGCCGAAGTTGAGACCGTTTCAAGGATCTGA
- a CDS encoding glycosyltransferase family 4 protein has protein sequence MDILMTSIVDLVKSQHNRPHQFVRYLSKNHDITLVSINDWWKGKQHNFEKYSKEWEKILERVDIMYITDKKVSPVIQENVYSYFAIKRLLKNRSFDVHINYNSLTLGYFATKSLLKQSVPTIFDLADDLVGMISESPQIPRPLRPIGARVGKEILKRNIKLSKKITVTNSHLKEKYNIPDNKTVVLPNGVDTELFKDYGNTKSQFGLEDYFVIGYVGVLREWVDFEPIYQALRKLPEDIIFVVVGKEGRYRENIELAKRYGVIEKVRFVANVPYSKVPIYISAMDVGVIPFKLNSITEHALPLKLFEYMACERPVISTPLPAVVDIAREKVLYANTAKEWEEKILSLYNNNELKKSFKKIGRTFVKEKYDWKRILEMQENILEESIK, from the coding sequence ATGGACATATTAATGACTTCAATAGTAGACCTTGTTAAATCACAGCACAACAGACCTCACCAATTTGTAAGATATCTCTCCAAGAATCATGATATAACCTTAGTTAGCATTAATGATTGGTGGAAAGGAAAACAGCACAACTTTGAAAAATACAGTAAAGAATGGGAAAAGATACTAGAACGAGTAGACATAATGTATATAACAGACAAAAAAGTTAGCCCAGTTATCCAAGAAAATGTTTATTCCTATTTTGCTATTAAGCGTCTGCTCAAAAATAGATCCTTTGATGTTCACATAAATTACAACAGCCTTACCCTCGGATATTTTGCGACCAAATCTCTATTAAAACAGAGCGTTCCTACAATATTTGACCTTGCAGACGATTTGGTTGGGATGATAAGCGAGTCTCCCCAAATACCAAGACCATTAAGACCTATCGGCGCAAGAGTAGGAAAAGAAATTTTAAAGAGAAACATTAAATTATCTAAAAAAATCACTGTTACAAATAGTCACCTAAAAGAAAAGTACAACATTCCTGATAATAAGACTGTAGTTCTGCCAAATGGCGTAGACACTGAGCTATTTAAAGATTATGGTAACACTAAGTCTCAATTTGGTTTAGAGGATTATTTTGTCATTGGTTATGTTGGAGTGTTGAGAGAGTGGGTTGACTTTGAACCCATATATCAAGCCCTAAGAAAACTCCCAGAAGATATTATATTCGTAGTTGTAGGGAAAGAGGGCAGATATCGAGAAAATATAGAGCTTGCAAAGAGATATGGTGTTATCGAAAAAGTTAGATTTGTCGCCAATGTTCCCTACTCTAAGGTGCCTATCTACATCTCCGCGATGGATGTAGGAGTCATCCCGTTTAAGCTAAACTCTATAACTGAACATGCCCTGCCCCTCAAATTATTCGAGTATATGGCATGTGAGAGGCCTGTTATATCCACACCGTTGCCTGCGGTTGTTGATATTGCTAGAGAGAAAGTACTTTATGCAAATACAGCCAAAGAATGGGAAGAAAAAATCTTGTCGCTTTACAATAATAACGAACTAAAGAAATCCTTCAAGAAAATTGGGAGAACGTTTGTAAAAGAAAAATATGACTGGAAACGGATACTAGAGATGCAAGAAAACATACTGGAGGAAAGCATAAAATGA
- a CDS encoding ABC transporter ATP-binding protein: protein MLEVRGLSFSYGDFSVDDVCLEVGEGEILTLLGPNGSGKTTVLKSIYGLLRPRERCVFIDGKDCHSLPLRERARLVGYVPQSHHPPFPYTVLDVVVMGLASQLGVFESPKKEHYQKALEKLKLVGMVRFKDKPYTELSGGQLQLVLIARALVQEPRVLLLDEPTAHLDFKNQVRVLEIVKRLAGREGISAVMALHDPNLASMYSDRIALLKDGRIKAIGKPDEILREEILEDVYGVPVCVLEFNGLRIILPKTEVIQ, encoded by the coding sequence ATGCTTGAGGTTAGAGGTTTATCATTTAGCTACGGTGATTTCAGCGTTGATGATGTCTGTCTTGAGGTGGGAGAGGGTGAGATTTTAACACTGCTCGGCCCGAATGGCAGTGGGAAAACGACGGTTCTGAAAAGCATTTACGGGTTGCTAAGGCCCAGGGAAAGGTGCGTCTTCATAGATGGCAAAGATTGTCACTCCCTACCTTTAAGGGAGAGGGCCAGGTTGGTTGGCTACGTTCCACAGTCCCATCATCCTCCCTTTCCCTACACAGTTCTGGACGTTGTGGTCATGGGCTTGGCCTCTCAGCTTGGAGTTTTTGAGAGCCCCAAAAAAGAGCACTATCAAAAGGCTCTGGAGAAACTTAAGCTCGTGGGAATGGTGCGTTTTAAGGATAAGCCCTACACGGAGCTGAGCGGGGGTCAGTTACAACTGGTGTTAATAGCGAGGGCCCTGGTTCAGGAGCCAAGGGTTCTTCTCCTGGATGAACCCACCGCCCATCTGGATTTTAAGAACCAGGTCAGGGTTCTCGAAATTGTAAAGAGATTGGCAGGGAGGGAAGGGATATCGGCAGTTATGGCCCTTCATGATCCGAATCTGGCCTCGATGTATTCTGATAGGATAGCCCTTCTTAAAGACGGACGGATTAAGGCCATTGGAAAACCAGATGAGATTCTGAGGGAGGAAATTCTTGAAGATGTTTATGGTGTTCCGGTCTGTGTCCTTGAATTCAACGGGCTTAGGATCATACTTCCAAAAACGGAGGTGATTCAATGA
- a CDS encoding zinc finger domain-containing protein encodes MEAKLEIPVCTSCGKEITPREHATHFVCPNCGEEIIWRCESCRVLSVPYKCPKCGWEGP; translated from the coding sequence GTGGAAGCCAAGTTGGAGATACCCGTATGCACATCATGCGGAAAGGAGATAACCCCCAGGGAGCACGCCACTCACTTCGTCTGCCCAAACTGTGGCGAGGAGATCATCTGGCGCTGCGAAAGCTGCAGGGTCCTCTCAGTCCCCTACAAGTGCCCCAAGTGCGGCTGGGAGGGGCCGTGA
- a CDS encoding glycosyltransferase family 2 protein, which translates to MEHKILIIIPAYNEELTIGSVVALAKKYGEVLVVDDGSKDRTHEIAKKAGATVLRHETNRGKGNALRTGFEYALAKGYDAVVCIDADGQHDPDKIPLVLEPIMKGEADLVIGSRYLNGAHKNIPFYRRIGLGVLNLTTNMASEVKVTDSQSGFRALNRKALESLSLNFSGYNVESEMIAELSEKGLRIKEVPINVRYDVPNRHKKHPVAHGLGVLMEVVSLIGYRRPLLLFGALSMISFITAGVLAYLALEPYWEGGRVFLTQAIAAGIFALIGIQLFIAGLTLNVLAKMVRRD; encoded by the coding sequence ATGGAACACAAAATCCTAATCATCATCCCAGCGTATAATGAAGAGTTAACCATCGGCTCGGTCGTTGCTCTGGCCAAAAAGTACGGGGAAGTTCTGGTAGTTGACGATGGCTCCAAAGATAGGACTCATGAGATCGCTAAGAAGGCGGGAGCGACTGTTTTAAGGCACGAGACCAACAGAGGGAAGGGGAACGCCCTCAGGACGGGGTTTGAGTATGCATTGGCCAAGGGTTACGATGCCGTCGTTTGCATTGATGCCGACGGACAGCATGATCCAGATAAGATTCCACTCGTATTGGAGCCGATAATGAAGGGCGAGGCGGATCTCGTTATAGGTTCGAGGTATCTAAACGGGGCACATAAAAACATCCCGTTCTACAGGCGAATCGGGTTGGGCGTTTTAAACCTGACCACGAACATGGCCTCCGAAGTTAAGGTAACCGATTCACAGAGCGGGTTCAGGGCTTTGAACAGAAAAGCCCTGGAATCGTTAAGTTTAAATTTCTCGGGCTATAACGTTGAGAGCGAGATGATAGCAGAGCTATCGGAGAAGGGATTAAGAATTAAGGAAGTCCCTATAAATGTAAGGTACGACGTGCCGAACAGGCATAAAAAGCACCCGGTAGCCCATGGCCTTGGCGTGTTAATGGAGGTCGTGAGTTTAATCGGCTACAGAAGGCCCCTGTTGTTATTCGGTGCCCTGAGTATGATAAGCTTCATAACCGCGGGAGTACTTGCATACCTTGCACTGGAGCCCTACTGGGAGGGCGGAAGAGTTTTCCTGACCCAGGCAATAGCCGCGGGGATTTTTGCACTCATAGGAATTCAGCTGTTTATCGCCGGGCTGACGTTAAACGTTTTAGCAAAGATGGTTAGGAGGGATTAA
- a CDS encoding tetratricopeptide repeat protein, producing MNEFETALAEKDCEKLLELFDDYIENIEDEDTLREELKRLEEVVIECKDPYDLAHEIAHVYAHLDDAESGIELYKRIAERKKEDPEEYATALYYLADAYEHFGMPEEAIETYEELLKLEEKVLKNEREIALTLANIAVNLDEIGETEKAIELMERARDIFERLSDEKNHLISLLDLAHFRYELGDYNTAEALINEVLKNPRDNEIEINAKLVEAEIWAGREDYGKAFRALRDALLKAVDTNEEIFGLVFDTLVDFIEGLFNEEAYEDIHENIGLFVEAFKDDEGYRTFFEALRELAKFKLGEESSLEKIYSKIPEELREFIDELRKPKLNMSL from the coding sequence ATGAACGAGTTTGAAACGGCGTTAGCCGAGAAGGACTGCGAGAAGCTGCTCGAGCTGTTTGACGACTACATTGAGAACATCGAAGATGAAGATACTCTGAGGGAAGAGCTGAAGAGGCTTGAGGAAGTCGTCATCGAGTGCAAGGATCCCTACGATTTGGCCCACGAGATAGCTCACGTTTACGCTCACCTCGACGACGCCGAGAGCGGCATTGAGCTCTACAAGAGGATAGCCGAGAGGAAAAAGGAAGATCCGGAGGAGTACGCGACGGCGCTCTACTACTTGGCCGATGCTTACGAGCACTTTGGCATGCCAGAGGAGGCAATAGAGACCTATGAGGAGCTGCTCAAGCTTGAGGAGAAAGTCCTCAAGAACGAGAGGGAGATAGCGCTAACGCTGGCCAACATTGCGGTGAACCTCGACGAGATCGGCGAGACCGAGAAAGCCATAGAGCTCATGGAGCGCGCGAGGGACATATTCGAGAGGCTCAGCGACGAGAAGAACCACCTCATAAGCCTCCTCGACCTGGCGCACTTCAGATACGAACTCGGAGACTATAACACGGCCGAGGCGCTGATAAACGAGGTTCTCAAGAACCCGAGGGACAACGAGATAGAGATAAACGCCAAGCTGGTAGAAGCTGAGATCTGGGCTGGCAGAGAGGACTACGGAAAGGCCTTCAGGGCCCTCCGCGACGCGCTCTTGAAGGCCGTCGATACGAACGAAGAGATTTTCGGCCTCGTCTTCGACACGCTCGTTGACTTCATCGAGGGGCTATTCAACGAGGAGGCCTACGAGGACATCCACGAGAACATCGGGCTCTTTGTTGAAGCCTTCAAGGATGATGAAGGTTACAGAACTTTCTTTGAAGCTTTGAGGGAGCTCGCAAAGTTTAAACTTGGTGAGGAAAGCAGCCTTGAAAAAATTTACAGCAAGATCCCGGAGGAGCTCAGGGAATTCATCGATGAACTGAGGAAGCCCAAACTGAATATGTCCCTTTAG
- a CDS encoding ABC transporter substrate-binding protein, producing the protein MKSRGKIFTLFLVGVLLLAVVASGCIGGETTTTTITAPSSSPTEAASSPTTTTAAPKYPITVTDFAERTVTIEKPPERVIVLSGYWAEILCVLGVQDRIVGIGKYVPYDTYLPDDVKNRTVVGSNFKGLNWETVVGLNPDLIIIDWYGGKYADAETIQKAEELGIPVIALTARTIEDNVKVVELLGKVFDKEEKAGELAGWMEEKLSAVKETAAQIPESERKNALLISAPKDIAGPVTVYANGSAWASMVELIGAHNLASDMTFDTQWPKLDLEKIIAYWGNDTDVLILTSFSQDRLEDAMNGIKNDSRWQEIKAVKEGHVYGILAGSKGYLDWGPRIIVGLYQMANIIYPDRYQSWESVRDELIEKFYSPFYPGE; encoded by the coding sequence ATGAAATCCCGCGGAAAGATATTCACCCTGTTTCTGGTCGGCGTCTTGCTCCTCGCCGTCGTGGCGAGCGGCTGTATAGGTGGCGAAACTACTACAACGACCATCACCGCGCCCTCTTCCAGCCCAACGGAGGCTGCTTCATCCCCAACAACCACCACTGCCGCTCCCAAGTACCCGATAACCGTTACGGACTTCGCGGAAAGGACCGTCACCATAGAGAAGCCGCCCGAGAGAGTGATAGTGCTCTCCGGCTACTGGGCAGAGATACTATGCGTCCTCGGCGTCCAGGACAGGATAGTCGGCATAGGCAAGTACGTCCCCTATGACACCTACCTTCCGGATGATGTGAAGAACAGGACAGTCGTTGGCAGCAACTTCAAGGGCCTCAACTGGGAGACCGTCGTCGGCTTAAACCCGGACCTCATAATAATCGACTGGTACGGCGGCAAGTACGCCGACGCCGAGACGATACAGAAGGCGGAAGAGCTCGGCATACCCGTCATAGCGCTCACTGCTAGGACCATCGAGGACAATGTGAAGGTCGTCGAGCTCCTTGGAAAGGTCTTTGATAAAGAAGAGAAGGCCGGTGAGCTGGCTGGATGGATGGAGGAGAAGCTCAGCGCCGTGAAGGAAACCGCCGCCCAGATTCCGGAGAGTGAGAGGAAGAACGCCCTCCTCATAAGTGCCCCCAAGGACATCGCGGGCCCGGTCACTGTCTACGCCAACGGAAGCGCGTGGGCGAGCATGGTGGAGCTCATCGGTGCCCACAATTTAGCTTCCGACATGACCTTCGATACCCAATGGCCCAAGCTCGACCTCGAGAAGATAATCGCCTACTGGGGCAACGACACGGACGTTTTAATCCTGACGTCATTCAGTCAGGACAGGCTTGAGGACGCCATGAACGGCATTAAAAATGACTCAAGGTGGCAGGAAATCAAGGCCGTGAAGGAAGGACACGTCTACGGCATCCTCGCAGGTTCAAAGGGCTATCTCGACTGGGGCCCGAGGATAATAGTCGGCCTCTACCAGATGGCCAACATAATCTACCCCGACCGCTACCAGAGCTGGGAGTCGGTCAGGGACGAGCTGATTGAGAAGTTCTACAGCCCGTTCTACCCTGGTGAGTGA
- a CDS encoding type II toxin-antitoxin system PemK/MazF family toxin, with amino-acid sequence MSQRCEPKGDLQQWEIITVAFPFTDSAQKKPRPVLILSNSKFNRVSNSIVVCQITSKLGSGFKEYNVEITGDDVCLYGGPLSGRAS; translated from the coding sequence ATGAGCCAGAGATGTGAGCCCAAAGGAGATCTCCAGCAGTGGGAGATTATTACGGTGGCCTTTCCTTTTACCGACTCGGCACAGAAGAAGCCCCGCCCCGTTTTGATCCTCTCAAACTCAAAGTTCAACAGAGTCAGCAACAGCATCGTGGTCTGCCAAATAACGTCCAAACTTGGGAGCGGGTTCAAGGAGTACAATGTTGAAATAACGGGAGATGACGTTTGCCTTTATGGGGGGCCTTTATCCGGCCGAGCCTCATAA
- a CDS encoding ribbon-helix-helix domain-containing protein, which translates to MGASVKITARIPPALVAEIDRLVQAGYYSSRSEVIKEALRDFIMRNKFLPKETKDEEYLKAIQKMVEPILAEDWESEADEYWSEVKGVKYEPEM; encoded by the coding sequence ATGGGTGCCAGCGTGAAGATCACCGCCAGGATTCCCCCGGCACTAGTGGCCGAAATAGACCGGCTGGTTCAGGCGGGGTACTACTCCAGCAGGAGTGAGGTCATCAAAGAGGCCCTCAGGGACTTCATAATGAGAAACAAATTCCTCCCAAAGGAGACCAAGGATGAAGAGTACCTGAAAGCTATCCAGAAGATGGTAGAGCCCATCCTTGCCGAGGATTGGGAAAGCGAGGCCGACGAGTACTGGAGCGAGGTTAAGGGTGTGAAGTATGAGCCAGAGATGTGA